TATGGTTACAGTACCTTGAAAACTGAATAGAGAGAAGAAGAAAAACAATTTCATCGGAGTGCTTAAGAGAAGCAGGAGGATGGAGGCTTTGCAAGAAGCTTTCATTCAAATGAAGATTAAAGCATGACGAAAAAAGAAAATGTTAGGTCTGAAATGGTCTCTTGATAAGTAAATTATTATTTATCGAGAAAAATAAATGGTTTACTGAAGAGAATAAATGAAGAGTTTTAAAACCTTCAGTAAATTCGTGTAAATCGAAGATTTACACGACACAAAGGTCAAGCTAAAAAGAGCAAAGGGAGAATGCCTTGGCACCAGAAGCCGATGAAGGACGTGGCAAGCTGCGAAAAGCTGCGGTGAGGCGCACACAGCCTGCGACCCGCAGATGTCCGAATGGGGAAACCCGGCAGAGAAAAGCTCTGTCACCCGTACATGAATTCATAGTGTGCGGGAGGGAAACGTCGTGAACTGAAACATCTAAGTAGCGACAGGAAAAGAAAACAAAAGTGATTGCGAAAGTAGTGGCGAGCGAAATCGCAAGAGGCCAAACCAAGCATGCTTGCATGCTCGGGGTTGCGGACTGCAGACGTTATTTTGCGAGGGTAGTTGAACGGTTTTGGGAAAGCCGGCCGAAGAGGGTGAAAGCCCCGTAAGCGAAACTTAAGCAAAGACAGCAGAATCCAGAGTAGAACGGGACACGAGAAACCCTGTTTGAAGCCGGGGGGACCACCCCCCAAGCCTAAATACTAACTGGTGACCGATAGAGTATAGTACTGTGAAGGAAAGGTGAAAAGAACCCCGGGAGGGGAGTGAAAGAGAACCTGAAACCCTTTGTTTACAAACAACGGAAGTGAGAACGACCGTGTACTTTTTGTAGAACGGTCCGGCGAGTTACATTCATAAAGCGAGGTTAAGTACTAAGAAGGTACGAAGCCGAAGGGAAACCAAGTCTGAATAGGGCGTCTAGTTTTATGAAGTAGACCCGAAACCGGGTGACCTATCCATGGTCAGGTTGAAGTTACCGTAAAAGGTAATGGAGGACCGAACGCACATCTGTTGAAAAAGGTGGCGATGAACTGTGGATAGCGGAGAAATTCCAAACGAACCCGGAGATAGCTGGTTCTCCTCGAAATAGCTTTAGGGCTAGCCTTATACAAGTCTTGTGGAGGTAAAGCACTGAACTGGCGCGGGGCCCTAAAAGGTTACCAACCCAAATCAAACTAAGAATGCCATAAAGATGATGTATAGGAGTCAGACTATGTGAGATAAGTTTCATAGTCAAAAGGGAAAGAGCCCAGACCAACAGCTAAGGCCCCCAAGTCCGTGTTAAGTGGAAAAGGATGTGGGATTTCAAAGACAACTAGGATGTTGGCTTAGAAGCAGCCATACATTCAAAGAGTGCGTAACAGCTCACTAGTCGAGAGAACCTGCGCCGAAAATGTCCGGGGCTAAAACACGGCGCCGAAGCTATGGCTTTTACTATTTACAAGTAAATAGTAGAGGGGTAGAGGAGCATTGTACAGTAGGAAGAAGCGGAACTGAAAGGGACCGTGGACGAAGTAGAAGAGAGAATGCCGGAATGAGTAGCGAGATAAATGTGAGAAACATTTAGGCCGAATGTCTAAGGATTCCTGAGTAAAGCTAATCTTCTCAGGGTAAGTCGGGACCTAAGGCGAGGACGAGAGTCGTAGTCGATGGACAACAGGTAGAGATTCCTGTACTGCGTATATTCAGAACTGCAGGGAAGCAGGAGGATAGGAAAACCGGGGAAAGGAAATACCCGGGCAAGCACAAAGGATAGATTAGGAGGAAAACCCCTTAATCGTTTCTGAAGTGTGAAGCGGAGTGAAGAAAAGTAGCGAAGTTTCTGAATCCACACTGCCGAGAAAAGCTGCTATTGCGATATACGTACCCGTACCGTAAACCGACACAGGTAGACGAGGAGAAAATCCACAGGCCGACGGGAGAAGTGTTGTTAAGGAACTCGGCAAAATGACCCCGTAACTTAGGGAGAAGGGGTTCCAGCGCAAGCTGGACACAGAGAAGAGGCCCAAGCGACTGTTTATCAAAAACACAGGTTTCTGCAAAACCGCAAGGTGAAGTATAGGAGCTGACGCCTGCCCGGTGCTGGAAGGTCAAAGGGAGAGGTTAGGAGCAATCCGAAGCTTTGAACTCAAGCCCCAGTAAACGGCGGCCGTAACTATAACGGTCCTAAGGTAGCGAAATTCCTTGTCAGGTAAGTTCTGACCCGCACGAAAGGCGTAACGATTTGGGCGCTGTCTCGACAACACACCCGGTGAAATTGAACAGCCAGTGAAGATACTGGCAACCTGCGACAGGACGGAAAGACCCCATGGAGCTTTACTGCAGCTTAATATTGGGATTAGGTTACACATGTACAGGATAGGAGGGAGGCAAAGAAGCCTGGACGCTAGTCTAGGTGGAGCCGCCGGTGGGATACCTCTCTTGTGTAACTTGGTTTCTAACCCTAAGCCGTTAACCGGATAGGGGACATTGTTAGGCGGGCAGTTTGACTGGGGCGGTCGCCTCCGAAAGAGTAACGGAGGCGCTCAAAGGTAACCTCAGAATGATTGGAAACCATTCAAAGAGTGTAAAGGCAGAAGGTTGCTTAACTGCGAGTGAGACATCACGAGCAGATACGAAAGTAGGACTTAGTGATCCGGTGGTAACAAGTGGGAGTGCCATCGCTTAACGGATAAAAGCTACCCTGGGGATAACAGGCTTATCTCCCCCAAGAGTTCACATCGACGGGGAGGTTTGGCACCTCGATGTCGGCTCATCGCATCCTGGGGCTGAAGAAGGTCCCAAGGGTTGGGCTGTTCGCCCATTAAAGCGGTACGCGAGCTGGGTTCAGAACGTCGTGAGACAGTTCGGTCCCTATCCGTCGCAGGCGCAGGATATTTGAAGAGGAGCTGTCCTTAGTACGAGAGGACCGGGATGGACGAACCGCTGGTGTATCTGTTGGATACCAAATCCATGGCAGAGTAGCCAAGTTCGGAACGGATAAACGCTGAAGGCATCTAAGCGTGAAGCCGCCCTCAAGATAAGATATCCCATGCCGAAAGGCAGTAAGGCCCCTTGAAGAGTACAAGGTAGATAGGTGAGAAGTGTAAGTGCGGTAACGTATTGAGCGGACTCATACTAATAGGCCGAGGGCTTGTCCAATAAAAAGGGTATATGAAAATATATCAAAGATGCAAGGCTAAAGAAAACAGCTTATCGAAAGATAGCTTACGCTATAGTTAAAGCGTCACATCGTTTCAGATCCTTCTTTCTCTATTTAGTTTTTAGGGTATTGGATACCTTAATAACGGGGTGTAGCGTAGCTTGGCTAGCGCGCCTGATTTGGGATCAGGAGGTCGCAGGTTCAAATCCTGTCACCCCGATTAGCTTCTTCAATAATGAAAAATTATGTATCTGTAGCTCAGCCGGATAGAGCAACGGCCTTCTAAGCCGTGGGTCAGGGGTTCGAATCCCTTCAGATACGTTTTTTAAAATGGTGGGTATAGCTCAGCTGGTTAGAGCGCCAGATTGTGGCTCTGGAGGCCGTGGGTTCGAGTCCCATTATCCACCCCAACGCGGGTCACTAGCTCAGTTGGTAGAGCACTGGACTTTTAATCCAGGCGTCCCGGGTTCGAACCCCGGGTGACTCATAAAAGCAAAAAGCCAATTTATATAAATTGGCTTTTTTGTTATTTATAAAAGGATATGGATTTGGGGAATAGAGGTAAATGCGGTCTGAAGATGCCCTGTAGATTTAGTAAGTAACGGTTTGCATTAGGGGTACAAGCAAATTTTATTTACCCAAAAATATTTTAGAACGGGATAGGAATTCATATGAAATATAAAATAATTCTTGAGACTATTTCTGAAAAATACCAACATATATTAGGAAATAATTTAATTGGCATTTATGTTCATGGTTCTATTGCATTTGAGTGCTTTAATCCAGACAAAAGCGATATTGATTTTTTAGTTGTGGTAAAAGAAAGCCCCTCTGTTAAAGAAAAAGAAGAGCTTATAAAGACGCTTCTTTCCCTGTTCTCTGATGGGCCTAAAAAGGGCTTTGAAATGAGTGTGGTAAAATATGATGTATGCAAAAATTTCTTATATCCCACACCTTTTGAGCTTCACTACTCTACTTCTCATTTAGAGGAATGTAAATCTGATATTGAAAATTACTGCAAATCAATGAATGGGTTCGACAAAGATTTGGCGGCTCATTTTACCGTTACAAAGCATGTGGGCCATACCCTTTACGGTAAGCCCATACAGGAAGTATTTGGTCATATCCCGAAGGAAAATTATATGGATAGCATTCTTTGTGATGTTCAGAATGCCAAAAAAGATATTATTGATAATCCAGTTTATATTACCCTTAATTTATGCCGGGTGCTTGCGTATAAAAGGGAAGAACTTATTTTATCAAAGAAGCAGGGGGGCCTATGGGCTGTGAAAAATATGGATCAAAGGTTTTGGCCTATCATTTGGCGGGCCCTATATTCTTATGAGTCGGATGAAGATGGATATTTTGATATAGAGCTATCGAAAGAATTTTGCGATTACGCCCTTAATTGTATTTTTGATAGAGATTAAGTTTACTATAATAAGACAAAGACTCTTTATTTATCATTTTTATTGCCTTTTATGACAGAAAGCATAAAAAATACAGAGCTCCAGATAAATACATAAATAAGGCTTTCCATAAGGCTTATTTCCCTGTTGCCTATATAAAAGGAAATGCCCATGTTTTCCGAGAAGCTTCTTAATAAAAGACTGTCTGTGTTGTCAAATACAGTTGAAATCCTGGGCTTTAAAAGGATATTTCTAAAAATCACCGAAATATGCGATGTTGGAAGAAGCTTTATAATGGGGAGCATAGAATCGGGGAAGCTTCCTAAATCCAGAAAAACGCCGTTAGTAAAGCCTATTATGGTTGATATAAGAGAATTTGCGCTTCCGTAGGTGCTTGGATTTTTAAAGAATATACTTAAAAAATAGGACATGGAGCTTCCGAATAAAGTGCTTATAAATAAAGCTGTTAGGAGCTTAAAGAACTGAGTACTTTCAAAAAAATCCAGCGGATTTTCCGCTATGATTATGATAAAAAGCAAAATCTGAATGATACACATCAATAGGGATATAACAACAGAGCTTAGGATAAATCCTCCTGAAATTTCATATTTTTTCACCGGTGCTATAAAAAAATCGTCTAATGCACCGTAATACTTATCCCGTACCATAATTGAAAAACAGCTTAAAGATACGGTTATGGGAGTTATGGATAAGATGCCTCCCAAAAGCCATTGTTGAGCTATAATGTTTCCGTAGGGATTTTCTGAAAAATTAGATTCTATGTTTCTGCCGATAAATAATGAATATATTATGAGGCTTATAAATACGGAAAATAAAGAGTAAAATACCATGGACTTATTTCTGATATAAATTAAATTATTACGCAGGAATATGGATTTCATTGGGCTGATTTCCTTTCACTATATTTAAAAACACATCGTCTAAAGAGGAGTCTATTATAGAGATTTCGCTGATACATTCTTTAATGGGGTAGAGGGTATCAAGGATTTCTTCAGGAGTATGGGGGTATAGTTCAAAGTTATCGTGATTTCTTTTAAAATTTATATTATGCTCTTTAAAAAAATCTTCTGCTTTGTTAAAATCATGAGTTTTAATACAGACTCTTTCTTTGCTATAGGTCTTTTTAAGATATTGGGGAGTTCCTTCTGCAAGAAGATTGCCATTTCCTATAATCGCAATGTGGTCAGACTTTGCGGCTTCTTCCATGTAATGGGTAGTAAGAAATATTGTAAGGCCTGTTATTTTTCTTAAATTGTCGATGATTTCCCACACGTCTTTTCTTATACTGGGGTCAAGGCCTGTTGTAGGCTCATCTAAAAATAATATTTCAGGCCTTCCCATGAGGGCTCTTGCAATATCTACTTTTCTTTTCTGCCCGCCGGAAAGAGTGTTGTAAGGGCGGTTCAGGATATCCTCTAAGCTTAAGCTTTTATTTATTTCCATAAGAATTTCTTTTTTAGAATATTTTCCATAGAGGCTTCCCCTTAGGAGAAGATTTTCCTTAACCGTGAGAAGTCCATCCATCATGCTTTTCTGAAAAACCACACCTATTTTTTCTTTAATTTTTCTGTCATCTTTTCCAAGGACAAATCCTGCTATTTTTATTTCTCCTGTATCCTTAGAAATAAGGGTAGAAAGAATATTTACCGTTGTGGATTTGCCTGCGCCGTTTTCACCCAATAAAGAGAAGAAGCTTCCCTTTTCTATAGACAAATTAAGGTTATTTACAGCATTTATTTTGCCGTAGGATTTACTTAGATTGTTAATTTCAATTATTTTCTCCATTTCTTGCTTTTCTCCCTTCCGCAAGCTTTTTATTTATTTCCGCAGCGCTTTTTCGGTTGTAATAGATGTAGAAGGCAGTGATAAGAGAATAAGTGATAAACACAAATATAATGTTAATAGTGATAGAAACTAAATTTATATCCATAACTTTAAATATAATATTAGCAAAAAATAGCGCGATAAATATTGCCCCTATATTTTTTAAATGGTAGATTAAAGGATTTTTACTATAATTGTCATTATTTTCAATAAAATATGTGGAAATTAAAGATATTGAGATTATAAATAAATAGCCTATATTTGATAAACTAA
This is a stretch of genomic DNA from Anaeropeptidivorans aminofermentans. It encodes these proteins:
- a CDS encoding ABC transporter permease, whose protein sequence is MKSIFLRNNLIYIRNKSMVFYSLFSVFISLIIYSLFIGRNIESNFSENPYGNIIAQQWLLGGILSITPITVSLSCFSIMVRDKYYGALDDFFIAPVKKYEISGGFILSSVVISLLMCIIQILLFIIIIAENPLDFFESTQFFKLLTALFISTLFGSSMSYFLSIFFKNPSTYGSANSLISTIIGFTNGVFLDLGSFPDSMLPIIKLLPTSHISVIFRNILLKPRISTVFDNTDSLLLRSFSENMGISFYIGNREISLMESLIYVFIWSSVFFMLSVIKGNKNDK
- a CDS encoding ABC transporter ATP-binding protein, whose amino-acid sequence is MEKIIEINNLSKSYGKINAVNNLNLSIEKGSFFSLLGENGAGKSTTVNILSTLISKDTGEIKIAGFVLGKDDRKIKEKIGVVFQKSMMDGLLTVKENLLLRGSLYGKYSKKEILMEINKSLSLEDILNRPYNTLSGGQKRKVDIARALMGRPEILFLDEPTTGLDPSIRKDVWEIIDNLRKITGLTIFLTTHYMEEAAKSDHIAIIGNGNLLAEGTPQYLKKTYSKERVCIKTHDFNKAEDFFKEHNINFKRNHDNFELYPHTPEEILDTLYPIKECISEISIIDSSLDDVFLNIVKGNQPNEIHIPA
- a CDS encoding aminoglycoside adenylyltransferase domain-containing protein, producing MKYKIILETISEKYQHILGNNLIGIYVHGSIAFECFNPDKSDIDFLVVVKESPSVKEKEELIKTLLSLFSDGPKKGFEMSVVKYDVCKNFLYPTPFELHYSTSHLEECKSDIENYCKSMNGFDKDLAAHFTVTKHVGHTLYGKPIQEVFGHIPKENYMDSILCDVQNAKKDIIDNPVYITLNLCRVLAYKREELILSKKQGGLWAVKNMDQRFWPIIWRALYSYESDEDGYFDIELSKEFCDYALNCIFDRD